The stretch of DNA CTCGGGCGCGGGCCGGGTAGGCGCTCAGGGCCGCGCGAGCCATGAAACCGCTGGTGGACCGGGGCTGCGGCGGGGGCCGGCTCGTCGTTCACCGGCCTGGTGGTCGATCATCGACAGTCATGGGTCGTCATGCCTCCACCCCCAAGCCGCCCGGCCGGCGGGTGCGGAACCGGCCCCCAGGGCCGCCGCGGGCCACCGGTCGGGCACCGAGAGGCCCCGCGCAAGCCCGCAAGGTGGTCTGGGACTGGATCACCAGCGCCGGACTCGTGCCCACCGAGGAGCGCATCGCCGAGCTGCTGGGGTGGGCGTGGGTGTGGGTGTGGGCACCGCACTACCGCCGGACCGCGATCAGACTGGTCGCCGCCGGGCAAGCTCCCACCCACGAAGCGGTGCAGGCCGCGACCCGGCAGATGATCGCGGCGAACAAGCAAGCCGCCGAGCAACACCACGCCCAGGCGGCGGCCTTCGTAGCCGAGTGCGGGCCGGACGCCGCGGCCTGGGTGCAGGGCTACTGCGCCACCCGCGGACACGGCCCACTGTGGTCCGAACTCGGCCGAGCCCTAGAGCTGAAGCGCCCGCACGTCGAGGCGACGATCCAAGCCCTGCACCGCGAGGGCTGGATCACCACCGGCCCCGAGGCCCGGTCGATGCGCCCCGGGCCGCGAGCACAGCTCACCCCCGCACCCGAGACCGAGATCGGCGCTGAGAGGTCGACCGCGACGCGCGCCACGCACAGATCGTCCACCACGTAGCTGTCGCCTGGCTCCACTGGCTCTGAACCCAAGCGACGAGTACCAGGTCCTTGCTTGTGGCCGTGGCAAGTAGAGCCATGCTTCTCCGAGACCGACTTGGCCTGCTCAACGAACAGGGACGTGTGCCTCCGGCGGGCCTCCCTCCCGCAGCCGGGAACTTGCGCTCGCGCTGGTGAGGGTGGCGGGGGAGAGGGGGCGGTCCGGTGCGCGGCTGCGCCCGGTCGGCCCCTGACGGGCTACGGCACCACCGGGCCGGCCGCAAGCCTGGGCAGGCACCCGCCGGTCGAGCGGGTTGGTTGCGGCCGCCCCGGCGGCACCGTCGGGGCATGCTCGCCGACCGACCGCAGCCGCTCCCCTCCTTTCCGCGGGGGGGGGGGGGGCGGACCCCTTCCTCCCGTGGGGCGCGCCGTGTCCCGCCACATCCAGCGGGAAGCCGCCACACCCGCTCCGCCAGATCGAGCGGGACACCGCCAGGTCAAGCGGAAGCGAACAGGTCGCGCGCCATGGCCGAGCTCCACGATCTCCGAGCCCACTAGGAGTAATTACGTTCTGTTACGTAACGTTTAAAACGTTATAACACAACAATTGACAGGACAAAACGGAACGGTATTCTCGGGGCATGGCAGACGAGCAGCACGACGCGGCGGCCGCGGGCCGCGCCACCAGCGGTCACCCGGCGCCCGAGGCCGGGCCGAGCGGGTGCCAGTTCCCGACCGGGTCGGGCGGGCAGACCTGCGGGCGGCCGATCGAGCAGTCCGGCGGGCCGGGTGCGCCGGCGCGGTACTGCGACCTCGGCGGGCACAACCGGGCGAAGGCGTTCGCGGCCCGCCGCTCGTACGCGCTCGCGGCCGCGGGCGGCCCGGGCGCCGGCCAGGCCGACGGCGCCGAAGGACCCGGGCCGGGCGTTGAGGCGTTGGAGCGGCCGGTGACCGACGGGCGGGCGTCGTTCGGGGCGCTGCTGGCCCAGTTCGGCGACGTCGCCGGGCAGACCCGCCGGGTGCTGGATGACCAGCAGACGCAGCTGGGGGCGATCCTGGCCCGCGCGGAGGAGGTGGCGCGCACGGTGGCCGACCCGGAGGCGGCCGCGTTCGAGGTCGAGCAGGTGCAGCGCGAGACCGGGGTGCGGATCGCCGAGGCGCAGAGCGCGCAGGCCAGCGCCGAGCGCGACGCCCGCGAGGCGCGCCGCCGCGCGGAGCAGGAGGCCGAGCAGCGCGCCCAGGCCGACGACGCCGCCGAGACCGCGCTACGCGAGCTGGAGACCGTGCGCACGGAGACCGCGGAAACCGTCGCCCGGATCACCGCCGAGACCGACGCCCGGGTCGCCGAGCAGACCGCCCGCGCCGAGCACGCCGTCGCCGAGGCGGCCGCGGCCCGCGAGGAGCTCGACCGGGTCCGCGAGCAGGCCGCCGAGGACGTCACTGCCGCGCAGGCCGGCGCCGAGGCGCACCGCCGTGAGGTCGAGGCCGACCGGGATCGCCGGCTCGCCGAGCGCGCGCAGGCTGCTCGGGAGGAGACCGAGCAGGCCCGTGCCGAGATCTCCGAGACCGCGCGGCAGCAGGTGGCCGCCGCCGAGGCCCGGGCCGTCGCCGCGGAGCAGGTAGCGGAGGTCGCGCGGCGGGAGGCGTCCGAGGCGGGGACCGCGCGTACCCGGGCCGAGGCCGACACCGCGGCTGCCGAGCGCCGCGCGGGCGAGGACCGGGCGACGGTCGAGCAGCTGCGCGCCGAACTCGCCGGGGTCCGCCGCGAGGCCGCCGAGGAGCGCGCCGCGCTGCGCCAGGAAGCCCGCGACCAGCTCGCCACCGTCCTCACCCAGCTGGGTACCACCACCCGCAGTGGCACCGGCAGCACCGGTCCCGGCAGCGGCAGCGGCGGCGGCGACCCGGTCGGGCCGACCGCGACCCGCGACGACCCGGCGCCGCGGCGCGGCCGGGGCAAGACCACCGAGTAGAGGGGGGGATTGTCGGTTGTGGCGACGACACTGCACATCGTGAACGACACCGCGACGGCACAGCAGGACCCGACCGGCTACACAGCGGCCGCGGTGCTGCGCTGGTCGCACCGCCGCGGCGGCGAGGCGCACTGCCTGCTGCAGCTGCGCCGCGCCACACCGCACGCCGTCGACGCCCCGCTCATCGACGCCCCGCTCACCGACGCCCCGCTCACCGACGCCCCGGACACGGACGGCCCGGATGGGTTGGTCGTGGTGGCCAGCGAGCTGCGCGACAACCCGTGGGGGCTGTGGTTGACCGACGACGTGCCCGGCTGGACCGGTGCGGTGCTCGACCAGCTCGTGCCCCGCTCGGTCGCGCCCGACCGCATCCGGTGGCTCGCGCGGCACGGCTGGTACTCCACCTACGACCCGGCCGGCCCGGAGACACTCACCGAGCTGGAGCCGGACTGGGACGGGCACCGGTTCGTCGACGACATGCACCGCCACCGGCTGGTGCCCGACGATCAGGCCCGCGAGCTGGCCGCGCGGTGGCGGCTCGAGCCGGTCGACGTCGCGCTCGCCGCGCTCGGACAACCCGCACCGCGGCGCTTCGGCACCGACGGCCAGACCGACCTGGTCGCCGCGCCGTTGCCGCGCCGGCGGATCGCCGCGGCGATGCTGCTTACCGACCCGGCCGGGGCGATGCTGGTCGTGGAACCGACCTACAAGCAGGGATTCGAGATCCCCGGCGGCGTGGTGGAGGACGGGGAGTCCCCGCGGACCGGCGCGGCCCGCGAGGTGACCGAGGAGCTCGGCATCACCCGCACACCCGGGGCTCTGCTGGTCATCGACCACGTGCCCGCGGCCGGGCGGCGCACCGAGGGGCTGGTCGTGGTGTTCGACGGCGGGCAGGTCGACGACCCGGCCACGCTGGTCCTGGCCCGCGACGAGCTGCGCAGCTACGCGTTCGTCGCCCCCGACCGGCTCGGGGAGTACCTGCCGGCGTTGCAGACCCGCCGCGCGCTGGCCGCGCTACACGCCCGCGCCGAGCGGGCCGCGGTCTACCTCGAGGACGGCCACCCGACCGGCGAGACGCCTCCGGTGTGACGGCGGGGCCCTGCGGGGCCCCCACCCGGCTACTGGTCGTCGCGGCCGGTGAGCAGCTCGACGATCTGGGCCATGCCGGCCGAGGTCTGGTCGAACTTCGCGCGCATCTCGGCGAACCCGGTGCGCATCTCCTCGAACCCGGCGTCCATGCGCTGTTCGAGGTGGTCGAACCGGGAGGCGGTCTGCACGCCCAGGGCGTTGATGGCCTGCCGGTTGGCGTCGACCTTGAACGTCTTCGACGACGACGGGACCGGCGAGGAGCAAGGCGCGGTGAGCTAAAGAATGGAGCTTGCTCGGCTTCGACGCCGCCGCGAGCTCCGGTGAAACTCCGGTAAAACGGTCGGTACTGGTCGGTCGTCGTCGGTCACCACCGGATGGCAGCGTCCCCCACGCTCGGCGTTTGCGCAGGTCAGCGGCTCGTTCACCCAGTGGGCGCATCAAGCGATAGACGCAGAGCCGACGTGATTAGGTCGTCGGTTCGATTCCGACAGGCGGCTCCGGCGAACCGCCCCTGACCTGCGCAAACGCAGGGCAGGGGCGGTTCGGTTCTGGTGGTCGCGCGATGCGCTGGCCTCACGGCTCTGCCCGACACCGACGTCGCTCTCCTCTGCGACGGACCCCTCGCCGGCTGAGCGCTCGCGGCCGGCATCCTGTCCGTGTGCCGATAGGCCTCGCTCCGCTCGGCAACGCAGCGTGGCGTTGTGTCGCGACCTGGACGTGCGAGGTGTCAACGGTGCGTCGGCGCAGCGATCGTTGTGTGCGCAGCGAGATGCTCCCTGCCGCACGCGCGGCGCGCACGAACGCAACGCCCCGGAACGCCAACGACCCGTCATCGCTGCGACGCGCAACGCGTCTCCCGTCACGGCAACGGATCGCAACCACGACCCCGCCCACGGCGCCTCGCGGGACGGAGGGCAAGTTGACACAGTTGCGCTGCCATGGAACCGCGCTGGCTCTCTCGATGACCACCGGTGAAACAGTGCCGCTCCAGGCTTGCGCCTGGTGTTGCCTGGCCTCCTCGTGATCGGCCCGTCGGGGATCGTCAACGTGGTGCGGGTGTCGAGGCGGTCGGGTCCGACGGCTCGGCGGGGCGCGATCGTCTCGTGCGTTGGCGGACTACGGGAGCTTGGACGCGAGGACGTCGGCCGCCAGGATCTCGGGTGCTGCGCCGAGGAGGTGCTGGTTGGCCATCAGGGCTGCGACGATGGCGCCGTTGGCGTGGGCGTCGCGAGCGGCCTCGTCGGGGAATGCATCGAAGATCCAGAAGGTGTCGGCGTGGGTCCTAGCCGCGAACCAGACAATCGTTCCTACTTCTTCGTTGGCGAGTGCGACAGCGCCGGCGAGCAGATCGGCGAGCGCGTCGTGCTGTCCATCGGCCGCGACGATCTTGGCGACGAAGGCATACGGAAGTGATGCGGGTGTGGACATGAGGGGTTCTCCTTGAAGTCGGGGTTCTTCGTGGGGCGAGTTCAGCGTATGACGAGCGAGGGCCGGTGGGGAGTGGCGTATACGACAGTATTGCTATTGTTCGCGCCATGCGTATCGGACTGATCGCGATCGACGGCTGCTTCGGTTCGGCTGTCGCGTCGGTCATCGACATCGTGCGGGTGGCCGACGGAGCCCGCGGCGATGTCGACCCGCGGATCGACCCGATCGAACTCGCCATCCTCGGACCGAAACGGCGAGTGACCACGACGGCATCGATGACCCTGTCGGTAGACCACCCGCTGTCGGAGTCCGGAGAGTTCGACGTGGTCGTCGTCCCTGCGCTTGGAACCCTCACGGCCGCCGCTACCAACGACGCCCTCCAGAGCCGAGATGCACGTTCGGTCATCGCCTCACTCGGGCGCCTCGACGACGCGACCACCCGGATCGCCGCGGCGTGCACCGGCGTGTTCGCCGTCGCCGAGACTGGACGGATGCATCATCGGCGGGCGACGACCAGCTGGTTCCTGGGGCCGGAGTTCCTGAAGCGCTATCCGACCGTCGCCCTCGATCTCGACACCATGGTCGTGGTCGACGGGAACCTCGTCACCGCCGGCGCCGCGTTCGCCCACATCGACCTCGCGCTCTCACTCGTGCGATCGATCAGCCCCGACCTGGCCCAACATGTCGCCAAGCTCCTCATCATCGACGAGCGTCCGTCGCAGGCGGCCTTCGTCGCCTACGAACATCTCCGGCACGAGGACCCGATCGTCGTCGAGTTCGAACGCTTCGTGCGCGCCCGCCTGGACGAACCGTTCAACGTCGCCTTCGTCGCGCAGTCGCTCGGCACCAGCCGGCGCACCCTCGAACGACGAGTCCGTGCGGCGCTCAACCTCACTCCGCTCGGCTTCGTCCAACGGCTTCGCATCGAACGAGCTCGGCACCTCTCAGCAACCACGGACCTCACCTCCGCCGAGATCGCGCTACGGGTCGGCTACGCGAACGCCGAGACTCTGCGCTCCCTCCTGCGCAGGGAGCGACGCCGTTCCTGACCTATCGCCATGCCTGTAGCCGGTGTCCTAGCGCTCGGTTGGAACCACCTCTCAGCACGTCGCGTCGACGCTCCTGCGTCGCCCCTGGACGACCCACTCGACACGCCCGCAGCACAGGCCATGTGACGTGCCCCGGCTTCCCGGACGGTCGGGGTTGGGTGGCTGTGATGTCGCTGCGTTCTCGTCGAGGGGGTCAGCAGACCCGATCAGGGTCGATTGGGATGAGCCGCGAAGGCGCTCAGGTCAGGGCGGCCGAAGCCGGCCGGCGGGGTAGCGTCGGACACGTCGAGGTCTTTCGGATGGATGGCGTAGGAACCTCCATCGTCGGGAGACCTCGACGTCTATCTGCGGACCGACGCGCCCGGCCGACCTACACCGTCATCTGGGAAGAGCCACCTTGATGGTGAGATCGGCCAGATCACGGTCACGGGCGGCGGCGAGATGGCGGGCCGCAGCGGCATCGGAGACCGCGGCCGCGGCGTCGGCGGCGACCTGCTCCATGCGGCTCTCCACCGCGGACAGCCGAGCATCGAACTCCGCCGGGTTGGTCACGATGGCCAGGGTAGCGGCGCCAGCCGTCCAACCCTCACCCCTCCCGATTGACACGTACGCGTCAACCGGGAGGGGTGAGGGTGTTCGACAAACGGTCCATTGCTGAACGCGCCCCACCCGGCCGACGCGCCTGTGTCGGCCAGCAGTCAGTGGCGCCGTTCTCCCAGCATGGTCTTGGTCGCGGCAGTCCCGTGAGCGGATGGTGCAACGGGACAGCGGCCGGACGGTGTCTGGCTTGACGTGAGCTCGTGGCCACCCCGACGGGCTGATCATCGTTTCGCGTTGGGGTCACGGCCATGCTCCCCCTCAACAGGCGGAGGATGAATCCGCTTACGGGACCTGCGCGGCCGCTACGATCAGCCCGCCACGACCAGGTAAGGGTGGTGATGATGGTCCACCCGCTGCCGGAGCGCGTGCAGGTGGAGCTGCTGGGGGGTTTCACGGTCACGGTCGGTGCTCGGGTGGTCTCGAACGCTGCGTGGCCGAGTCGGCGATCCGCGGAGCTCGTTGGGCTTCTCGCGCTGTCTGATCGTCACCGGCTGATGCGGGACCAGGCCATCGAGGCGCTGTGGCCGCACTTGGATTTCGATGCTGGCGCCGCCAATTTGCGGAAGGCTGCGCATCATGCCCGGCAGGCGCTGGGTCGTGACGATGCGGTGGTGTTGAGCGGCGGGCGGGTCGCATTGCTGCCCGGGTGTGAGGTGGAGACCGACGTCGCCGGGTTCGAGCGGTGCGCCGAGGCGGCTCTTCGCTCCCGGGAGCGTGCCGTCTGCATCGAGGCGGCGGCGGGCTACGCGGGTGACCTGCTTCCCGACTCGCTCTACGAGGACTGGACCCAGCCGCGGCGCGACTCCCTGCGGTCACGCTATGTGGCCCTGCTTCGACTCGGTGGGCGGTGGGAGCGGCTTGTCGAGATCGATCCGTCCGATGAGCAGGCACACTGCGAGCTGATGCGCGCCGCGCTGGCCGCAGGCAGCCGGCCTGCCGCGATCCGCTGGTACGGGAGGTTGCGCACGAACCTGCGCCGCGAGCTCGGCGTGGCGCCGGATCCGCAGAGCCGGGCCCTCTACGAGGAGTGTGTGGTCGGGCTTGGCCCGGCCGCGATGGCCGTCGTCGGCCGGGAGGTCGAGCTCGCTCAGTTGGCGGCCGGTCTTCGCTCAGCCGAGCGGGGTGAGCTGGGGGCGGTGGTGCTACGCGGTCTTGCTGGCATGGGTAAGTCGACGTTGTGCCGGCAGCTCGCGTCCTTGGCGCAGGAACGGGGATGGTTTGTCGTCACTGTCGCCGCCACAGCCGGGAGTGGCCCCTACTCGTCCCTGGTGGGCGTGGTCGAGCAGCTGCTCGACCACGACCGCACCCTTCTTGACGAGCTGCCGGGCTCAGCGCGCTCGACGCTGACTGCGCTGACGGCGTCGGCCGAACAAGCGCGGCCACAGGAGGGTGGGCTGACCCGGCACATGGTGATCGGTGCCGTGCGACAGCTGGTCGCGGCGTGCAGGAATGTCGCGGGTGTGGTGCTGTTCGTCGACGACGCGCATCTCGCCGACGACGCGACGGTGGAGGCGTGGGAGCACCTGGCTCGGGCCGGCGGCGGGCCCCCATTCGTCGGCGCGCTCGCCTTCCGCCCCGAGGCGGCTCCACAGCAGCTGGTCCACGCCGTCGCGGGCCTCGAGCGAGCCGGCCGGTGCCTCGGCATCGATCTCGTCCCGCTCGACGACGACGAGGTCGCGGTGCTGGTGGAGGCAGGTGCTCGGATGAGGCCCGCCCCCGGTGTGCTCGCCCGGATCGTCGAGATGGCACAGGGCAATCCGTTCTTCGCTTTGGAGTTGACCCGCGGTATCGGCCCGGGCGCGGTGGTGGCGCCGTCGGTTTGGGAAGCGATCACCGAGCGTTTCCTCGACCTCGACGACGCTACCGCCGCGATGTTGCGCCGGTTGGCGGTGGCAGGCGACGATCTCGACCCGGTCAGCGTGCCCGCGTTGACCGGACTGGCCGAGTCGGACGCGTTCGCGCTGCTTGACGTCGCGCTTGGGTCTGGTGTGCTGGTCGTCTCCGGCGCCCGTTACCGCTTCCGGCACGACCTGGTCCGCCAAGCGCTCGCCGCACAGGTCGCGCCCCATCATCGGATCGCGATCCACCGTGACACCGCCCGTGGCCTGGCGGCCGCGGGTGCCGCCCCGGCCCTGGTCGCCCGGCACTGGCTAGAAGGGCGACGCCCGCAGGATGCGGTGCCCTGGCTGCTGGTCGCGGCTCGCCGGGCGGTCGCGCTCGGTGCGTTCACCGACGCGCTCGGGCACCTCGAGTTGCTTCTGGAGCACCAGCCAACGCTCCTCGAGGCGCTCCGGGTGCGGGCCGAGGTCCTCGACGCCCTCGGCGACGGTCGGGCACCCGCCGCGTACGCGGCCGCCGCCCGGACCGTCGGCGGGTCGGAGTCGGAGGATCTGCGGGCGATGCAGGCGCTGGCCCAGATCAAGCAGGGTGACCCCCCGGGTGCCCTGCGGACGTTGGACGGGCTCCAACCCGGGTCAGTGCAGGGCAGGCTCGCCCAAGCGCTGACGCTGAGCGGCGCGGCGATCATGGGTTTCGCCGATCCGGAGCTCGGGACGGTCAAAGCCGCCGAGTGCCGGCGTCTGGCCCTGGAATCGGGCGACAGGACGACGCTGGTGGTGGCGTCGTGGGCGCAGGCGGCC from Pseudonocardia abyssalis encodes:
- a CDS encoding NUDIX domain-containing protein; its protein translation is MNDTATAQQDPTGYTAAAVLRWSHRRGGEAHCLLQLRRATPHAVDAPLIDAPLTDAPLTDAPDTDGPDGLVVVASELRDNPWGLWLTDDVPGWTGAVLDQLVPRSVAPDRIRWLARHGWYSTYDPAGPETLTELEPDWDGHRFVDDMHRHRLVPDDQARELAARWRLEPVDVALAALGQPAPRRFGTDGQTDLVAAPLPRRRIAAAMLLTDPAGAMLVVEPTYKQGFEIPGGVVEDGESPRTGAAREVTEELGITRTPGALLVIDHVPAAGRRTEGLVVVFDGGQVDDPATLVLARDELRSYAFVAPDRLGEYLPALQTRRALAALHARAERAAVYLEDGHPTGETPPV
- a CDS encoding putative quinol monooxygenase; protein product: MSTPASLPYAFVAKIVAADGQHDALADLLAGAVALANEEVGTIVWFAARTHADTFWIFDAFPDEAARDAHANGAIVAALMANQHLLGAAPEILAADVLASKLP
- a CDS encoding GlxA family transcriptional regulator → MRIGLIAIDGCFGSAVASVIDIVRVADGARGDVDPRIDPIELAILGPKRRVTTTASMTLSVDHPLSESGEFDVVVVPALGTLTAAATNDALQSRDARSVIASLGRLDDATTRIAAACTGVFAVAETGRMHHRRATTSWFLGPEFLKRYPTVALDLDTMVVVDGNLVTAGAAFAHIDLALSLVRSISPDLAQHVAKLLIIDERPSQAAFVAYEHLRHEDPIVVEFERFVRARLDEPFNVAFVAQSLGTSRRTLERRVRAALNLTPLGFVQRLRIERARHLSATTDLTSAEIALRVGYANAETLRSLLRRERRRS
- a CDS encoding AAA family ATPase; translated protein: MMVHPLPERVQVELLGGFTVTVGARVVSNAAWPSRRSAELVGLLALSDRHRLMRDQAIEALWPHLDFDAGAANLRKAAHHARQALGRDDAVVLSGGRVALLPGCEVETDVAGFERCAEAALRSRERAVCIEAAAGYAGDLLPDSLYEDWTQPRRDSLRSRYVALLRLGGRWERLVEIDPSDEQAHCELMRAALAAGSRPAAIRWYGRLRTNLRRELGVAPDPQSRALYEECVVGLGPAAMAVVGREVELAQLAAGLRSAERGELGAVVLRGLAGMGKSTLCRQLASLAQERGWFVVTVAATAGSGPYSSLVGVVEQLLDHDRTLLDELPGSARSTLTALTASAEQARPQEGGLTRHMVIGAVRQLVAACRNVAGVVLFVDDAHLADDATVEAWEHLARAGGGPPFVGALAFRPEAAPQQLVHAVAGLERAGRCLGIDLVPLDDDEVAVLVEAGARMRPAPGVLARIVEMAQGNPFFALELTRGIGPGAVVAPSVWEAITERFLDLDDATAAMLRRLAVAGDDLDPVSVPALTGLAESDAFALLDVALGSGVLVVSGARYRFRHDLVRQALAAQVAPHHRIAIHRDTARGLAAAGAAPALVARHWLEGRRPQDAVPWLLVAARRAVALGAFTDALGHLELLLEHQPTLLEALRVRAEVLDALGDGRAPAAYAAAARTVGGSESEDLRAMQALAQIKQGDPPGALRTLDGLQPGSVQGRLAQALTLSGAAIMGFADPELGTVKAAECRRLALESGDRTTLVVASWAQAAAAHARDDLRESLWVDLLDTHALRELAISVFDGHLCMTQRLLYGARPYPDVVAFADSFLAEAQRLGAARGRAFAVTLRGEAKLLSGWLEEADEDLREGARLNRAIGAATGEALALQRRAEVALHRGHPHAAHALLDEALAVARESDVGFHLFDRIYGTKITAAGDPGAALIMLAEAELGIRGPLETCPGCRITLAVPAAIAAARAGDLDRAAHYAQTTETLAGVVMRLPGWDAALEEVRGHLAAAEGGGAEATARFRAAAEGFRDAGQPLDQARCAALARCRA